The following coding sequences lie in one Rutidosis leptorrhynchoides isolate AG116_Rl617_1_P2 chromosome 6, CSIRO_AGI_Rlap_v1, whole genome shotgun sequence genomic window:
- the LOC139854579 gene encoding uncharacterized protein produces the protein MSCPTDDLGIKFTRFQASARKDIERAFGVLQGRFHILSLPSRAMQVNKMRRVMECCLILHNMILKDNDFALCKWEERFITEQRANRAQRVRNRGRDQDIIRREIRDRDVHHQLTDDLVEHIWNLPASFRTTN, from the coding sequence ATGTCGTGTCCCACAGATGATCTAGGGATTAAGTTCACAAGATTTCAAGCTAGTGCCCGAAAGGACATAGAACGGGCTTTTGGGGTTCTTCAAGGCCGGTTTCATATTTTAAGTCTACCTTCACGCGCAATGCAAGTAAACAAGATGCGCAGAGTAATGGAATGTTGTCTCATTTTACATAATATGATATTAAAAGACAATGATTTTGCGCTATGTAAATGGGAAGAACGATTTATAACTGAGCAAAGGGCGAATCGTGCACAACGAGTAAGGAATAGAGGACGAGATCAAGACATTATCCGAAGAGAAATAAGGGATAGAGATGTGCACCACCAACTTACCGATGATTTAGTCGAGCATATATGGAATCTTCCGGCTTCTTTTCGAACTACGAATTAG